Proteins encoded by one window of Cheilinus undulatus linkage group 13, ASM1832078v1, whole genome shotgun sequence:
- the tmbim1a gene encoding transmembrane BAX inhibitor motif containing 1a, translating to MSRSDYPPGYDDSRGPLYQPQGGNYPQPPAYGFPSYGGPQPGQPAAPYPTGPNAPLYPGQPGPYPGQPGPYPGQPGPYPGQPHPGAGYPQPPPMPPVVPPTIPSDVLSSGDEFAASGSGWDSMSIRHTFIRKVYMILAAQLLLTTAIVAVFTFVQPVRYFVQRNQAIYWASYAVYFITHMVLVCCKGPRRKHPWNIILLFIFTLALSYMTGSISSFYDTKAVFLALGITAVVCIAVTVFCFQTKVDFTKCQGLFCVLGIVVFVTGIISAIVLSFKYILWLHMLYAAIGAIAFTLFLAYHTQLLIGNRKHSISPEEYVFAALSIYVDIVQIFLFLLQIIGASTK from the exons ATGTCAAGGTCAGACTACCCTCCAGGGTACGATGACTCCCGGGGCCCACTATACCAGCCTCAGGGTGGAAATTACCCACAACCCCCAGCATATGGCTTCCCTTCCTATGGTGGTCCACAACCAGGCCAGCCAGCTGCACCTTACCCCACTGGTCCAAATGCCCCCCTGTACCCAGGCCAGCCTGGACCATACCCAGGCCAGCCCGGCCCGTACCCAGGACAGCCTGGCCCATACCCAGGACAGCCTCATCCTGGCGCTGGCTACCCACAACCCCCTCCTATGCCGCCCGTCGTCCCACCGACCATCCCGTCAGACGTCCTGAGCTCTG GTGACGAGTTTGCTGCGAGCGGTAGCGGCTGGGACAGTATGAGCATTCGACACACCTTCATCAGGAAG gtgtaTATGATTTTAGCGGCTCAGCTCCTCCTCACCACAGCCATCGttgctgttttcacatttgt CCAGCCTGTCAGATACTTCGTGCAGAGAAACCAAGCCATCTACTGGGCGTCATA tgCAGTGTATTTCATCACCCACATGGTGCTGGTCTGCTGTAAGGGGCCCAG GAGGAAACATCCATGGAACATTATTCTGCTGTTCATCTTT ACTCTGGCTTTGTCCTACATGACAGGATCCATTTCCag TTTCTATGACACAAAAGCAGTGTTCCTTGCTCTGGGCATCACCGCTGTCGTCTGCATCGCTGTCACCGTCTTTTGCTTCCAGACAAAG GTGGACTTCACTAAGTGTCAGGGCCTTTTCTGTGTCCTGGGGATCGTAGTTTTTGTGACTGGCATCATTTCTGCCATTGTGCTATCCTTCAAATAT ATTCTGTGGCTTCACATGCTTTATGCAGCCATAGGAGCCATAGCCTTCACCTTG TTCCTGGCGTACCACACACAGCTACTGATAGGAAACAGGAAACACTCTATCAGTCCAGAGGAGTACGTCTTTGCGGCGCTGTCTATCTACGTCGACATCGTCCAgatcttcctcttcctgctgcAGATCATTGGAGCTTCAACCAAATAA